One Esox lucius isolate fEsoLuc1 chromosome 1, fEsoLuc1.pri, whole genome shotgun sequence genomic region harbors:
- the sidt2 gene encoding SID1 transmembrane family member 2 isoform X1 — protein MFLRSCWKSRHKPDSGSVLVWLQLRYVALLWLCVTHLGCAGAEKTVVQKDAEFDITYNDTARSDNQTIYAFNHTVSRNRTEGVRVTVDVLSEGTESSPILFVVRQKQAVLSFQVPLILRGLYQRKYPYAHVGRTLCQPPTRALAETQYFFVDVSTLSSLGTHYQLRISRVESFTLHTDKKFSFTASPSQPQYFKYVFPDGVDTVIVKVNSEMTFPCSVMSIQDIQCPVYDLDNNVAFIGMYQTMTKKGAITVQRKDFPSNSFYVVVVVKTEDEACGGPLRFYPLRPDELIDAGNRSKTLDVVVSPAIKSEVYVMGMLFCLGIFLSFYLLTFLVACVENKRMHRRREGLLHPVDMSPAETAPLLGKPAVTPVSPYDQYGSFADNASTLSSEAITDSIASDANYGYMGQEPFKRRPFLTAIHHVAIRIERSLESVTGRSRHESLSSVEEDDYDTLADIDSDKNIVRTKKYLCVSDLARKDKRVLSKKYQIYFWNIATIGVFYALPVIQLVITYQTVVNVTGNQDICYYNFLCAHPLGNLSAFNNILSNLGYVMLGLLFLLIVLQRDIIHSKALERNELNALECGIPKHFGLFYAMGTALMMEGLLSACYHVCPNYTNFQFDTSFMYMIAGLCVLKLYQKRHPDINASAYTAYACLAAVIFFSVLGVVFGKGNMVFWIVFSVIHILATLLLSTQLYYMGRWRLDSGILRRMVYVIYTDCIRQCSGPMYIDRMVLLVMGNIVNWSLAAYGLLERPNDFASYLLAIAICNLLLYFAFYIIMKLRSGERIGCMSLVCILFTAVVWGFALFFFFQGLSTWQKTPAESREHNRDCIVLSFFDDHDIWHFLSSIAMFGSFLVLLTMDDDLDDVQRDKIFVF, from the exons atgtttttgaggAGCTGTTGGAAATCTCGACACAAGCCAGACTCCGGTTCAGTTTTAGTCTGGTTACAGCTTCGTTACGTGGCCCTGTTGTGGTTATGCGTGACCCACTTGGGGTGCGCAGGGGCAGAAAAAACGGTGGTCCAAAAAGATGCAGAATTTGATATTACCTACAACGATACAGCTAGGAGTGACAACCAAACCATCTACGCCTTCAATCACACCGTGTCCCGAAACAGA ACGGAGGGGGTCCGCGTGACTGTGGACGTGCTGTCTGAGGGGACAGAGAGCAGTCCCATCCTGTTTGTGGTCAGACAGAAGCAGGCAGTGCTGTCCTTCCAGGTCCCTCTCATACTGCGTGGACT GTACCAGAGGAAGTACCCCTATGCCCACGTGGGCCGGACATTGTGCCAGCCCCCCACCCGAGCCCTTGCTGAGACCCAGTACTTCTTTGTGGACGTTTCCACCCTGTCCAGCCTGGGAACTCACTACCAACTGAGGATTAGCCGCGTGGAAAGCTTCACCTTGCA TACAGACAAGAAGTTTAGCTTCACTGCCTCACCGTCCCAACCCCAG TACTTCAAATATGTTTTCCCGGACGGAGTGGACACCGTCATCGTCAAGGTCAACTCGGAGATGACCTTTCCGTGTTCGGTCATGTCCATACAGGATATCCAG TGTCCAGTGTATGACTTGGATAACAACGTTGCCTTCATTGGAATGTATCAAACCATGACCAAGAAAGGTGCCATCACGGTCCAG AGGAAGGACTTCCCCAGTAATAGTTTctatgtggtggtggtggtgaagacGGAGGACGAGGCTTGCGGGGGCCCTCTTCGCTTTTACCCCCTGCGTCCAGATGAGCTCATCGATGCTGGCAACCGCAGTAAAACCCTGGATGTGGTCGTCTCGCCTGCCATCAAGT CGGAGGTGTATGTGATGGGAATGCTGTTCTGCTTGGgcatcttcctctccttctaCCTTCTGACATTCCTGGTGGCCtgtgtggagaacaagag GATGcacaggaggagggaggggcttCTGCACCCGGTGGACATGTCACCTGCAGAGACAG CACCTTTACTGG GGAAGCCTGCAGTGACTCCAGTCTCCCCCTATGACCAATACGGCTCTTTTG CGGACAATGCCAGCACGCTAAGCTCCGAGGCCATTACAGACAGCATAGCATCAGATGCTAACTATGGATATATGG GACAGGAGCCTTTCAAACGCAGACCCTTCCTCACTGCCATCCACCACGTAGCCATTCGCATTG AGCGTTCGTTGGAGAGTGTTACAGGTCGGAGTCGTCATGAGTCTCTCAGCTCAGTGGAGGAAGATGACTACGACACGCTGGCCGACATCGACTCAGACAAGAACATAGTGCGCACCAAG aaatatctgtgtgtgtcagacttgGCTCGCAAGGACAAGAGAGTCCTGAGTAAAAAGTACCAGATCTACTTCTG GAACATTGCCACCATAGGTGTGTTCTACGCTCTTCCTGTCATCCAGCTGGTCATCACATATCAAACG GTTGTCAATGTGACAGGAAATCAGGACATCTGCTACTACAACTTCCTGTGTGCGCATCCCCTGGGGaatctgag CGCCTTCAACAACATACTGAGTAACCTGGGATACGTGATGCTGGGCCTGCTGTTCCTGCTCATTGTGCTGCAGAGGGACATCATCCACAGCAAAGCCCTGGAGCGCAACGAACTCAACGCCCTG GAGTGTGGCATCCCTAAACACTTTGGGCTGTTCTATGCCATGGGCACGGCTCTGATGATGGAGGGGCTTTTGAGTGCCTGCTACCATGTCTGTCCCAACTACACCAACTTCCAGTTTG ACACCTCCTTCATGTATATGATTGCGGGGCTGTGTGTGCTGAAGCTGTACCAGAAGAGACATCCAGATATCAATGCCAGTGCTTATACTGCCTATGCCTGCCTGGCTGCTGTCATCTTCTTTTCTGTGCTGGGAGTG GTGTTTGGGAAAGGCAACATGGTCTTCTGGATTGTTTTCTCTGTAATCCACATCCTGGCCACCCTGCTGCTCAGCACACAGCTCTACTACATGGGACGCTGGAGGCTGG ATTCTGGCATCCTGCGCAGGATGGTCTATGTCATCTATACAGACTGTATCCGCCAGTGTAGTGGCCCTATGTATATC gacCGAATGGTTCTGCTGGTGATGGGAAACATAGTGAACTGGTCTCT GGCTGCCTACGGCCTGCTAGAGAGACCCAATGACTTTGCCTCTTACCTCCTGGCCATCGCCATCTGCAACCTGCTGCTCTACTTCGCCTTCTACATCATCATGAAg cTCCGTAGTGGTGAGAGGATCGGGTGCATGTCCCTGGTGTGTATCCTCTTCACAGCCGTGGTCTGGGGCTTTgccctcttcttcttcttccaaggCCTGAGCACCTGGCAG AAAACTCCAGCTGAATCCCGAGAGCACAACCGCGACTGCATCGTCCTGTCCTTCTTCGACGACCACGACATCTGGCACTTCCTGTCCTCCATCGCCATGTTTGGCTCGTTTCTG GTTCTCCTGACCATGGACGATGACCTAGATGACGTCCAGAGAGACAAGATTTTTGTGTTTTGA
- the sidt2 gene encoding SID1 transmembrane family member 2 isoform X2, giving the protein MFLRSCWKSRHKPDSGSVLVWLQLRYVALLWLCVTHLGCAGAEKTVVQKDAEFDITYNDTARSDNQTIYAFNHTVSRNRTEGVRVTVDVLSEGTESSPILFVVRQKQAVLSFQVPLILRGLYQRKYPYAHVGRTLCQPPTRALAETQYFFVDVSTLSSLGTHYQLRISRVESFTLHTDKKFSFTASPSQPQYFKYVFPDGVDTVIVKVNSEMTFPCSVMSIQDIQCPVYDLDNNVAFIGMYQTMTKKGAITVQRKDFPSNSFYVVVVVKTEDEACGGPLRFYPLRPDELIDAGNRSKTLDVVVSPAIKSEVYVMGMLFCLGIFLSFYLLTFLVACVENKRMHRRREGLLHPVDMSPAETGKPAVTPVSPYDQYGSFADNASTLSSEAITDSIASDANYGYMGQEPFKRRPFLTAIHHVAIRIERSLESVTGRSRHESLSSVEEDDYDTLADIDSDKNIVRTKKYLCVSDLARKDKRVLSKKYQIYFWNIATIGVFYALPVIQLVITYQTVVNVTGNQDICYYNFLCAHPLGNLSAFNNILSNLGYVMLGLLFLLIVLQRDIIHSKALERNELNALECGIPKHFGLFYAMGTALMMEGLLSACYHVCPNYTNFQFDTSFMYMIAGLCVLKLYQKRHPDINASAYTAYACLAAVIFFSVLGVVFGKGNMVFWIVFSVIHILATLLLSTQLYYMGRWRLDSGILRRMVYVIYTDCIRQCSGPMYIDRMVLLVMGNIVNWSLAAYGLLERPNDFASYLLAIAICNLLLYFAFYIIMKLRSGERIGCMSLVCILFTAVVWGFALFFFFQGLSTWQKTPAESREHNRDCIVLSFFDDHDIWHFLSSIAMFGSFLVLLTMDDDLDDVQRDKIFVF; this is encoded by the exons atgtttttgaggAGCTGTTGGAAATCTCGACACAAGCCAGACTCCGGTTCAGTTTTAGTCTGGTTACAGCTTCGTTACGTGGCCCTGTTGTGGTTATGCGTGACCCACTTGGGGTGCGCAGGGGCAGAAAAAACGGTGGTCCAAAAAGATGCAGAATTTGATATTACCTACAACGATACAGCTAGGAGTGACAACCAAACCATCTACGCCTTCAATCACACCGTGTCCCGAAACAGA ACGGAGGGGGTCCGCGTGACTGTGGACGTGCTGTCTGAGGGGACAGAGAGCAGTCCCATCCTGTTTGTGGTCAGACAGAAGCAGGCAGTGCTGTCCTTCCAGGTCCCTCTCATACTGCGTGGACT GTACCAGAGGAAGTACCCCTATGCCCACGTGGGCCGGACATTGTGCCAGCCCCCCACCCGAGCCCTTGCTGAGACCCAGTACTTCTTTGTGGACGTTTCCACCCTGTCCAGCCTGGGAACTCACTACCAACTGAGGATTAGCCGCGTGGAAAGCTTCACCTTGCA TACAGACAAGAAGTTTAGCTTCACTGCCTCACCGTCCCAACCCCAG TACTTCAAATATGTTTTCCCGGACGGAGTGGACACCGTCATCGTCAAGGTCAACTCGGAGATGACCTTTCCGTGTTCGGTCATGTCCATACAGGATATCCAG TGTCCAGTGTATGACTTGGATAACAACGTTGCCTTCATTGGAATGTATCAAACCATGACCAAGAAAGGTGCCATCACGGTCCAG AGGAAGGACTTCCCCAGTAATAGTTTctatgtggtggtggtggtgaagacGGAGGACGAGGCTTGCGGGGGCCCTCTTCGCTTTTACCCCCTGCGTCCAGATGAGCTCATCGATGCTGGCAACCGCAGTAAAACCCTGGATGTGGTCGTCTCGCCTGCCATCAAGT CGGAGGTGTATGTGATGGGAATGCTGTTCTGCTTGGgcatcttcctctccttctaCCTTCTGACATTCCTGGTGGCCtgtgtggagaacaagag GATGcacaggaggagggaggggcttCTGCACCCGGTGGACATGTCACCTGCAGAGACAG GGAAGCCTGCAGTGACTCCAGTCTCCCCCTATGACCAATACGGCTCTTTTG CGGACAATGCCAGCACGCTAAGCTCCGAGGCCATTACAGACAGCATAGCATCAGATGCTAACTATGGATATATGG GACAGGAGCCTTTCAAACGCAGACCCTTCCTCACTGCCATCCACCACGTAGCCATTCGCATTG AGCGTTCGTTGGAGAGTGTTACAGGTCGGAGTCGTCATGAGTCTCTCAGCTCAGTGGAGGAAGATGACTACGACACGCTGGCCGACATCGACTCAGACAAGAACATAGTGCGCACCAAG aaatatctgtgtgtgtcagacttgGCTCGCAAGGACAAGAGAGTCCTGAGTAAAAAGTACCAGATCTACTTCTG GAACATTGCCACCATAGGTGTGTTCTACGCTCTTCCTGTCATCCAGCTGGTCATCACATATCAAACG GTTGTCAATGTGACAGGAAATCAGGACATCTGCTACTACAACTTCCTGTGTGCGCATCCCCTGGGGaatctgag CGCCTTCAACAACATACTGAGTAACCTGGGATACGTGATGCTGGGCCTGCTGTTCCTGCTCATTGTGCTGCAGAGGGACATCATCCACAGCAAAGCCCTGGAGCGCAACGAACTCAACGCCCTG GAGTGTGGCATCCCTAAACACTTTGGGCTGTTCTATGCCATGGGCACGGCTCTGATGATGGAGGGGCTTTTGAGTGCCTGCTACCATGTCTGTCCCAACTACACCAACTTCCAGTTTG ACACCTCCTTCATGTATATGATTGCGGGGCTGTGTGTGCTGAAGCTGTACCAGAAGAGACATCCAGATATCAATGCCAGTGCTTATACTGCCTATGCCTGCCTGGCTGCTGTCATCTTCTTTTCTGTGCTGGGAGTG GTGTTTGGGAAAGGCAACATGGTCTTCTGGATTGTTTTCTCTGTAATCCACATCCTGGCCACCCTGCTGCTCAGCACACAGCTCTACTACATGGGACGCTGGAGGCTGG ATTCTGGCATCCTGCGCAGGATGGTCTATGTCATCTATACAGACTGTATCCGCCAGTGTAGTGGCCCTATGTATATC gacCGAATGGTTCTGCTGGTGATGGGAAACATAGTGAACTGGTCTCT GGCTGCCTACGGCCTGCTAGAGAGACCCAATGACTTTGCCTCTTACCTCCTGGCCATCGCCATCTGCAACCTGCTGCTCTACTTCGCCTTCTACATCATCATGAAg cTCCGTAGTGGTGAGAGGATCGGGTGCATGTCCCTGGTGTGTATCCTCTTCACAGCCGTGGTCTGGGGCTTTgccctcttcttcttcttccaaggCCTGAGCACCTGGCAG AAAACTCCAGCTGAATCCCGAGAGCACAACCGCGACTGCATCGTCCTGTCCTTCTTCGACGACCACGACATCTGGCACTTCCTGTCCTCCATCGCCATGTTTGGCTCGTTTCTG GTTCTCCTGACCATGGACGATGACCTAGATGACGTCCAGAGAGACAAGATTTTTGTGTTTTGA
- the sidt2 gene encoding SID1 transmembrane family member 2 isoform X3: MFLRSCWKSRHKPDSGSVLVWLQLRYVALLWLCVTHLGCAGAEKTVVQKDAEFDITYNDTARSDNQTIYAFNHTVSRNRTEGVRVTVDVLSEGTESSPILFVVRQKQAVLSFQVPLILRGLYQRKYPYAHVGRTLCQPPTRALAETQYFFVDVSTLSSLGTHYQLRISRVESFTLHTDKKFSFTASPSQPQYFKYVFPDGVDTVIVKVNSEMTFPCSVMSIQDIQCPVYDLDNNVAFIGMYQTMTKKGAITVQRKDFPSNSFYVVVVVKTEDEACGGPLRFYPLRPDELIDAGNRSKTLDVVVSPAIKSEVYVMGMLFCLGIFLSFYLLTFLVACVENKRMHRRREGLLHPVDMSPAETAPLLGKPAVTPVSPYDQYGSFADNASTLSSEAITDSIASDANYGYMERSLESVTGRSRHESLSSVEEDDYDTLADIDSDKNIVRTKKYLCVSDLARKDKRVLSKKYQIYFWNIATIGVFYALPVIQLVITYQTVVNVTGNQDICYYNFLCAHPLGNLSAFNNILSNLGYVMLGLLFLLIVLQRDIIHSKALERNELNALECGIPKHFGLFYAMGTALMMEGLLSACYHVCPNYTNFQFDTSFMYMIAGLCVLKLYQKRHPDINASAYTAYACLAAVIFFSVLGVVFGKGNMVFWIVFSVIHILATLLLSTQLYYMGRWRLDSGILRRMVYVIYTDCIRQCSGPMYIDRMVLLVMGNIVNWSLAAYGLLERPNDFASYLLAIAICNLLLYFAFYIIMKLRSGERIGCMSLVCILFTAVVWGFALFFFFQGLSTWQKTPAESREHNRDCIVLSFFDDHDIWHFLSSIAMFGSFLVLLTMDDDLDDVQRDKIFVF; this comes from the exons atgtttttgaggAGCTGTTGGAAATCTCGACACAAGCCAGACTCCGGTTCAGTTTTAGTCTGGTTACAGCTTCGTTACGTGGCCCTGTTGTGGTTATGCGTGACCCACTTGGGGTGCGCAGGGGCAGAAAAAACGGTGGTCCAAAAAGATGCAGAATTTGATATTACCTACAACGATACAGCTAGGAGTGACAACCAAACCATCTACGCCTTCAATCACACCGTGTCCCGAAACAGA ACGGAGGGGGTCCGCGTGACTGTGGACGTGCTGTCTGAGGGGACAGAGAGCAGTCCCATCCTGTTTGTGGTCAGACAGAAGCAGGCAGTGCTGTCCTTCCAGGTCCCTCTCATACTGCGTGGACT GTACCAGAGGAAGTACCCCTATGCCCACGTGGGCCGGACATTGTGCCAGCCCCCCACCCGAGCCCTTGCTGAGACCCAGTACTTCTTTGTGGACGTTTCCACCCTGTCCAGCCTGGGAACTCACTACCAACTGAGGATTAGCCGCGTGGAAAGCTTCACCTTGCA TACAGACAAGAAGTTTAGCTTCACTGCCTCACCGTCCCAACCCCAG TACTTCAAATATGTTTTCCCGGACGGAGTGGACACCGTCATCGTCAAGGTCAACTCGGAGATGACCTTTCCGTGTTCGGTCATGTCCATACAGGATATCCAG TGTCCAGTGTATGACTTGGATAACAACGTTGCCTTCATTGGAATGTATCAAACCATGACCAAGAAAGGTGCCATCACGGTCCAG AGGAAGGACTTCCCCAGTAATAGTTTctatgtggtggtggtggtgaagacGGAGGACGAGGCTTGCGGGGGCCCTCTTCGCTTTTACCCCCTGCGTCCAGATGAGCTCATCGATGCTGGCAACCGCAGTAAAACCCTGGATGTGGTCGTCTCGCCTGCCATCAAGT CGGAGGTGTATGTGATGGGAATGCTGTTCTGCTTGGgcatcttcctctccttctaCCTTCTGACATTCCTGGTGGCCtgtgtggagaacaagag GATGcacaggaggagggaggggcttCTGCACCCGGTGGACATGTCACCTGCAGAGACAG CACCTTTACTGG GGAAGCCTGCAGTGACTCCAGTCTCCCCCTATGACCAATACGGCTCTTTTG CGGACAATGCCAGCACGCTAAGCTCCGAGGCCATTACAGACAGCATAGCATCAGATGCTAACTATGGATATATGG AGCGTTCGTTGGAGAGTGTTACAGGTCGGAGTCGTCATGAGTCTCTCAGCTCAGTGGAGGAAGATGACTACGACACGCTGGCCGACATCGACTCAGACAAGAACATAGTGCGCACCAAG aaatatctgtgtgtgtcagacttgGCTCGCAAGGACAAGAGAGTCCTGAGTAAAAAGTACCAGATCTACTTCTG GAACATTGCCACCATAGGTGTGTTCTACGCTCTTCCTGTCATCCAGCTGGTCATCACATATCAAACG GTTGTCAATGTGACAGGAAATCAGGACATCTGCTACTACAACTTCCTGTGTGCGCATCCCCTGGGGaatctgag CGCCTTCAACAACATACTGAGTAACCTGGGATACGTGATGCTGGGCCTGCTGTTCCTGCTCATTGTGCTGCAGAGGGACATCATCCACAGCAAAGCCCTGGAGCGCAACGAACTCAACGCCCTG GAGTGTGGCATCCCTAAACACTTTGGGCTGTTCTATGCCATGGGCACGGCTCTGATGATGGAGGGGCTTTTGAGTGCCTGCTACCATGTCTGTCCCAACTACACCAACTTCCAGTTTG ACACCTCCTTCATGTATATGATTGCGGGGCTGTGTGTGCTGAAGCTGTACCAGAAGAGACATCCAGATATCAATGCCAGTGCTTATACTGCCTATGCCTGCCTGGCTGCTGTCATCTTCTTTTCTGTGCTGGGAGTG GTGTTTGGGAAAGGCAACATGGTCTTCTGGATTGTTTTCTCTGTAATCCACATCCTGGCCACCCTGCTGCTCAGCACACAGCTCTACTACATGGGACGCTGGAGGCTGG ATTCTGGCATCCTGCGCAGGATGGTCTATGTCATCTATACAGACTGTATCCGCCAGTGTAGTGGCCCTATGTATATC gacCGAATGGTTCTGCTGGTGATGGGAAACATAGTGAACTGGTCTCT GGCTGCCTACGGCCTGCTAGAGAGACCCAATGACTTTGCCTCTTACCTCCTGGCCATCGCCATCTGCAACCTGCTGCTCTACTTCGCCTTCTACATCATCATGAAg cTCCGTAGTGGTGAGAGGATCGGGTGCATGTCCCTGGTGTGTATCCTCTTCACAGCCGTGGTCTGGGGCTTTgccctcttcttcttcttccaaggCCTGAGCACCTGGCAG AAAACTCCAGCTGAATCCCGAGAGCACAACCGCGACTGCATCGTCCTGTCCTTCTTCGACGACCACGACATCTGGCACTTCCTGTCCTCCATCGCCATGTTTGGCTCGTTTCTG GTTCTCCTGACCATGGACGATGACCTAGATGACGTCCAGAGAGACAAGATTTTTGTGTTTTGA